DNA from Thermodesulfovibrionales bacterium:
TTTTGTCATCTTATCTCCACCTCAAGATTTGCCCTTGTTATATTATCATATCTTATAAACACCGTTCTTTTGCCAAGGTTGAGGATAATTCCTTCCTCATCTGCTCCTTCTATCTTTCCTACAAAAAAATTCTGATTATCTACCTTATCCCTGGTTATAACCCTCGCAAGTCTTCCCATATTTCTTATAAAATCATTTTTACTCCTCAAAGGTCTGTCAAGTCCCGGTGACGAGACTTCAAGTATATAGGATTCCTGTATTGGATCCTCAATATCAAGTAAGGCCTCAAGCGCCCTGCTCATCCTCTCACAATCCTCTATTGTGACTCCGCCTTCTTTATCTATAAAAACTCTTAGTAAAACCTTTTTGCCACGACTGAGTTCTACATCCACCACTTCAAGGTCTTCCTGCTCAGCACTCTTCCTTGCAAGTCTCCATATCCTTTCTTTTATGTCATCCATATTTACTCCATTTTAAAAACAAAAAAGTGGGTTTTCCCACTTTATAAATTATGCCTTCAGCAGTCTGCTACCTGAGAAATTTTATCAGAACGCGATTCCTTAACTTAATATTTCTTATCTTTCCCCGTTTTAAGTAAACTCTAATATAAGATAACAATTTTTACAAGAAAAATCAACAAAATTATACTAAAGGGCAGGAAAGTATCCTGCCCTTTAGTATAATTATTTTTTTCAGCCATTACTTGCCAGGCTGTGCTGGCTGTGCCGGTGCCGGCTGTGCTGGCTGCTGTGCAGGAGCCTGCTCCGTAGCAGGTGCTGTAGGTGCTGGAGCCTCAGCTGGTTTCTGTTGCTCGGCCTTCTTGCAACCAATTGCCATGGTAAAGGCAACAGCAAGAACAAGACAAAGTACTATTGCTAAAATCTTCTTCACCTCCACTCACCTCCTTTCAAAAAGATATTATAATACTCCGTACGTCATATTATCAATCGCTACTGAAAAGATTAAATGCATTTCTGAGGGGCTTTTCTTCTGAATAAGATTGGCAAGCCCCTTGTATAAGTGTTTATCTTTTAAATAATCTTTCTACCTTTCTTAAA
Protein-coding regions in this window:
- a CDS encoding ribosome maturation factor RimP → MDDIKERIWRLARKSAEQEDLEVVDVELSRGKKVLLRVFIDKEGGVTIEDCERMSRALEALLDIEDPIQESYILEVSSPGLDRPLRSKNDFIRNMGRLARVITRDKVDNQNFFVGKIEGADEEGIILNLGKRTVFIRYDNITRANLEVEIR